One Desulfovibrio fairfieldensis genomic window carries:
- a CDS encoding PBECR2 nuclease fold domain-containing protein yields the protein MGVGDARIRAEGWHVSESAPTFPGDVPEEWAYNVGQAGRVSTGPEKAEWEPVIATRDHAYYKRPADVPLDKPVASPGPTAENREAVRTAVRKMLGGAGRAFVGPDGLTVGITAASLGEHLKTDRASLVPLIPEIIEEPFEIWLMPYRDRLTGRVELRRRYIKALALGKAAYSWFIAEYRKGELENVTAVASSRKRELQKQRAGILVWGRKK from the coding sequence GTGGGCGTCGGCGACGCCCGGATCAGGGCCGAGGGCTGGCATGTCAGCGAAAGCGCGCCCACCTTCCCCGGCGACGTGCCGGAGGAATGGGCCTATAACGTGGGCCAGGCCGGGCGCGTTTCCACCGGGCCGGAAAAGGCGGAATGGGAGCCGGTCATTGCAACACGGGATCACGCCTACTATAAGCGCCCGGCGGACGTACCCCTGGATAAGCCCGTGGCATCCCCTGGCCCTACGGCGGAAAACCGTGAGGCGGTAAGAACGGCGGTACGAAAGATGCTGGGCGGCGCGGGCCGGGCCTTCGTCGGACCGGACGGCCTGACGGTGGGCATTACGGCGGCCTCCCTCGGCGAGCATCTCAAGACTGACCGCGCGTCCCTGGTGCCGCTGATCCCTGAAATCATCGAAGAGCCTTTCGAGATCTGGCTCATGCCGTATCGGGACAGGCTTACCGGCCGGGTGGAACTGCGGCGGCGCTACATCAAGGCGCTGGCCCTGGGTAAGGCTGCCTACTCTTGGTTTATTGCCGAATACCGCAAGGGCGAACTGGAAAACGTGACGGCCGTCGCCAGCAGCCGGAAAAGGGAATTGCAAAAACAGCGCGCCGGTATCCTGGTCTGGGGCCGGAAAAAATAA
- a CDS encoding phage minor head protein, protein MPAVSVAAKDTPFKEANDHFRNKVRLPVKTYRDLAGECHAKAFMIAGADNDALLADFQAAIQKYMDSGASTAKFSEDFDSIVAAHGWQYRGKPGWRSSVIINTNMRTSYMAGRWQKLWDEREARPYLLYQQVQRPSRRPEHSQWHGLILPIDDPFWTTHYPPNGWG, encoded by the coding sequence GTGCCTGCCGTCTCCGTCGCCGCCAAGGATACGCCGTTCAAAGAGGCGAACGACCACTTCCGCAACAAGGTCCGCCTGCCTGTCAAGACTTACCGTGATCTTGCCGGGGAATGCCACGCCAAGGCATTTATGATCGCCGGGGCCGATAACGACGCGCTGCTGGCCGATTTCCAGGCCGCCATCCAGAAATACATGGACAGCGGCGCAAGCACGGCCAAGTTCAGCGAGGATTTCGACAGTATCGTGGCGGCCCACGGCTGGCAGTACCGGGGCAAGCCCGGCTGGCGCAGTTCGGTCATTATCAATACCAACATGCGCACCAGTTACATGGCCGGGCGCTGGCAAAAACTCTGGGATGAGCGCGAGGCCCGGCCGTATCTTCTGTACCAGCAGGTCCAGCGGCCCAGCAGAAGGCCGGAGCATTCTCAATGGCATGGGCTGATCCTGCCCATCGACGATCCATTCTGGACCACGCACTATCCACCCAACGGCTGGGGCTGA
- a CDS encoding thermonuclease family protein, translating to MTRIVFSLLFFLLLSAPAWALSGRVVGVADGDTITVLTANKQQIKVRLYGIDCPEKKQAYGDRARDFTGAAVFGRDVQVEPLGRDRYGRTLGIVSGPSGRVLNRELLVNGLAWVYVQYCKRPECAKWSDDEAAARSARRGLWKQENPLPPWQWRKNRRGVATTGEYSTRSMKGGSDENWGGRIGFTGMDSSRLCGGPNAV from the coding sequence ATGACCCGCATTGTCTTCTCTCTGCTTTTCTTCCTCCTGCTGTCCGCCCCGGCCTGGGCACTTTCCGGCCGAGTGGTGGGCGTTGCGGACGGCGACACCATCACAGTGCTGACAGCTAACAAGCAGCAGATCAAAGTCCGCCTGTACGGCATAGACTGCCCGGAGAAGAAACAGGCTTACGGCGACCGGGCCAGGGATTTCACGGGGGCGGCCGTCTTCGGGCGGGATGTGCAGGTGGAGCCCTTGGGGCGTGATCGCTATGGGCGGACGCTGGGCATTGTGTCCGGGCCGAGCGGCCGGGTTTTGAATCGTGAGCTGCTCGTGAACGGCTTGGCCTGGGTCTATGTGCAATACTGCAAGCGCCCGGAGTGCGCGAAATGGAGCGACGACGAGGCCGCCGCGCGGAGCGCCCGGCGTGGGCTGTGGAAACAAGAAAACCCCCTGCCGCCTTGGCAGTGGCGTAAGAACAGACGCGGCGTGGCGACTACTGGTGAATATTCAACGCGTTCTATGAAAGGAGGGAGTGATGAAAATTGGGGTGGCCGTATTGGTTTTACTGGTATGGACTCTTCCCGCCTATGCGGCGGGCCCAACGCTGTTTAA
- a CDS encoding glycoside hydrolase family protein: protein MPLASLPTTPLIVQLKRQEGFRAVPYLCTARACTIGYGTNLQAHPQYIPYPDLECAARSGRLKGLLLRNALRARGMRWTEEEAATALHEEVNACKRQLAARCPEFVRLVEIEEIPRAEALLNMAFNLGVDGLLKFKNTLALLRSAIESHASYARVADGMLNSLWAKQVGRRADELARQMRTGEYA from the coding sequence ATGCCTCTTGCATCTCTTCCCACCACGCCCCTGATCGTCCAACTCAAACGCCAGGAAGGTTTTCGGGCAGTGCCCTATCTCTGCACGGCCAGGGCCTGCACCATCGGCTACGGCACCAACCTTCAGGCCCATCCGCAATACATCCCGTATCCCGATCTGGAATGTGCCGCCCGTTCCGGCCGTCTGAAGGGTCTGCTCTTGCGTAACGCCCTGCGGGCGCGCGGCATGCGCTGGACCGAGGAAGAGGCCGCGACCGCCCTGCATGAAGAGGTGAACGCCTGCAAGCGGCAACTGGCGGCACGCTGCCCTGAATTCGTACGCCTGGTCGAGATCGAGGAGATCCCCCGCGCCGAGGCGCTGCTGAACATGGCCTTCAATCTGGGCGTGGACGGCTTGCTGAAATTTAAAAATACCCTGGCGCTGCTGCGGTCCGCCATAGAAAGTCACGCCTCTTATGCCCGCGTGGCCGACGGCATGCTCAATTCCTTGTGGGCCAAACAAGTGGGCCGCCGCGCCGATGAGCTGGCCCGCCAGATGCGCACGGGAGAATACGCATGA
- a CDS encoding helix-turn-helix domain-containing protein, which translates to MSGKKKLRTPEDIRQELKRKGMPIAVLARKYGLSARTVYDVLAGRNRGSYGEAHKAAVILGLKEGEIEQREAV; encoded by the coding sequence ATGAGCGGAAAGAAGAAACTGCGCACCCCGGAGGACATCCGCCAGGAGCTGAAGCGCAAGGGCATGCCTATCGCGGTCCTGGCGAGGAAGTACGGTCTGTCGGCGCGTACAGTCTATGACGTACTGGCCGGGCGCAACAGGGGCAGCTATGGCGAGGCGCACAAAGCCGCCGTAATCCTGGGCCTCAAGGAGGGCGAGATCGAACAGCGGGAGGCGGTGTAA
- a CDS encoding phage protease, whose product MPKAQQPAPIHIFRPGRHTAMQGQSLDFGEADLAATAAAYNPALHEAPLVIGHPAADAPAYGWVAGLTAGPGGLFAAPRQLEPAFAEEVRSGRYKKVSASFYAPDSPHNPKPGVYYLRHVGFLGAQPPAVKGLAPVQFAEGDTGEGCVTVEFAEGGGIAALLKRMAGLFRGMRDYIIDKDGQEAADKAIPSWTMDWLQEDTAAEAAKTADIPAFTESEKKEEDMPKSNTTPTAPDAEGNKPPAVDPAFAESQARAAELEKQVAALAADARRARARAVVDNTVAEGRITPAQSVGLADFMAGLEEERIFEFAEGDKTVSASPAAFMAAFLARLPQQVSFAEVSKDAHDGVDGLTPQEAARQALCYQEDMRQKGIVVSVTEALDAVKAGAARAKE is encoded by the coding sequence ATGCCCAAGGCACAGCAACCCGCCCCCATACATATATTCCGCCCCGGCCGCCACACGGCCATGCAGGGGCAAAGTCTCGACTTCGGCGAAGCGGACCTTGCCGCCACGGCGGCCGCCTACAATCCAGCCCTGCATGAAGCCCCGCTGGTTATCGGCCATCCGGCGGCCGACGCCCCGGCTTACGGCTGGGTGGCCGGACTCACGGCTGGCCCCGGCGGACTTTTTGCCGCGCCGCGCCAGCTCGAACCGGCCTTTGCCGAAGAGGTGCGCTCCGGCCGCTACAAAAAGGTTTCCGCATCCTTCTACGCCCCGGACTCACCCCACAACCCCAAGCCCGGCGTCTACTATCTGCGCCATGTGGGTTTTTTGGGCGCGCAGCCCCCGGCGGTCAAAGGGCTTGCCCCGGTCCAGTTCGCCGAGGGCGACACGGGAGAGGGCTGTGTGACCGTGGAATTCGCGGAAGGCGGCGGCATCGCAGCGCTGCTGAAACGCATGGCGGGTCTGTTTCGTGGGATGCGGGATTACATCATCGACAAAGACGGCCAGGAAGCCGCCGACAAGGCCATCCCGTCCTGGACTATGGACTGGCTGCAAGAGGATACGGCCGCCGAGGCGGCCAAAACCGCCGACATCCCGGCTTTTACGGAGTCCGAAAAAAAGGAGGAAGATATGCCCAAATCCAATACCACCCCGACCGCCCCCGACGCGGAAGGGAATAAGCCGCCCGCCGTTGACCCGGCTTTTGCCGAATCCCAGGCCCGCGCGGCGGAACTGGAAAAGCAGGTTGCGGCCCTGGCGGCCGATGCCCGCCGCGCCCGTGCGCGGGCCGTAGTGGACAACACAGTGGCCGAGGGGCGCATTACTCCGGCGCAGTCCGTGGGTCTTGCGGACTTTATGGCCGGACTGGAAGAAGAGCGGATTTTCGAGTTCGCGGAAGGCGACAAAACCGTTTCCGCCTCGCCCGCCGCCTTTATGGCCGCATTCCTCGCTCGCCTGCCCCAACAAGTGAGCTTTGCCGAGGTCAGCAAAGACGCCCACGACGGCGTGGACGGCCTGACCCCTCAGGAAGCCGCGCGGCAGGCGCTCTGTTACCAGGAAGATATGCGGCAAAAAGGCATTGTGGTCAGTGTCACCGAGGCCCTGGATGCCGTCAAAGCCGGTGCCGCCAGGGCAAAGGAGTAA
- a CDS encoding terminase large subunit domain-containing protein — protein sequence MPAILLPYQRRYVDDHSRFKLGMFARQTGKTFTSTLEIGEDLVAAELRKIRTRWVILSRGERQAKEAMDEGLHLHLRAMNTAFDIEESEFRLSNATTCKALEVITRHGSRVTALPANPDTARGFSANVLLDEFAFHKDSRKIWQALFPVISKPGLRLRVVSTPNGKGNKFYDLVTRDNGWSKHIVDIYQAVADGLPRDIEELKAGCGDPDTWAQEYELQWLDEASAWLSFDLINAAEHARAGIPENYTGGPVYIGVDIGRRHDLFVIWVLEEVGDVLWTREIVEARGATFAEQDALLDDVFSRYRLLRCCMDQTGMGEKPVEDAQNRHSSNRVEGVLFTGPNKLALATVGKQAFEDRRIRIPMSNEPLRRDLHKLQKVFGPTGSPRFVAESDSGGHADRAWACFLAVSAASTPGAVLPDHATPRTLGLHTDVSTRFRDPDSGFMSFRRSF from the coding sequence GTGCCCGCAATCCTGTTGCCCTATCAGCGGCGCTATGTGGACGATCACAGCCGCTTCAAGCTCGGGATGTTCGCCCGCCAGACCGGCAAGACCTTCACGTCCACCTTGGAAATCGGGGAGGATCTGGTAGCCGCCGAATTGCGCAAGATCCGCACCCGTTGGGTCATTCTCTCGCGTGGCGAGCGCCAGGCTAAAGAGGCTATGGACGAGGGGCTCCATCTCCACTTGCGGGCTATGAACACGGCCTTTGACATAGAAGAGTCGGAGTTTCGCCTTTCGAACGCGACAACCTGCAAGGCTCTGGAGGTCATCACCCGCCACGGCAGCCGGGTCACGGCGCTGCCCGCCAACCCGGACACGGCGCGCGGCTTCAGCGCCAACGTGCTTCTTGACGAATTCGCCTTTCACAAGGACAGCCGCAAGATCTGGCAGGCTCTTTTTCCTGTCATCAGCAAGCCCGGCCTGCGCTTACGCGTGGTGTCCACGCCCAACGGCAAGGGCAACAAGTTCTATGATCTGGTGACCCGCGACAACGGCTGGTCAAAGCATATCGTTGATATTTACCAGGCCGTGGCCGATGGCCTGCCCCGCGATATTGAGGAACTGAAAGCTGGTTGCGGCGATCCGGATACCTGGGCGCAGGAATACGAGCTGCAATGGCTGGACGAGGCCAGCGCCTGGCTGTCCTTTGACCTGATCAACGCCGCCGAGCATGCCCGCGCGGGCATCCCGGAGAATTACACGGGCGGGCCTGTTTACATTGGCGTGGATATCGGCCGCCGCCATGACCTTTTCGTGATCTGGGTGCTGGAGGAAGTGGGCGACGTGCTCTGGACAAGGGAGATCGTTGAGGCTCGCGGCGCGACATTCGCCGAGCAGGACGCCCTGCTGGATGATGTTTTTTCCCGTTACCGGCTTTTGCGCTGCTGCATGGACCAGACCGGCATGGGCGAAAAGCCCGTGGAAGACGCGCAGAACCGTCACAGCTCCAACCGGGTGGAGGGGGTGCTGTTCACCGGCCCCAACAAGCTGGCCCTGGCCACTGTCGGCAAACAGGCTTTTGAGGATCGCCGCATCCGCATCCCCATGAGCAACGAGCCGCTACGCCGGGATCTGCACAAGCTGCAAAAGGTCTTCGGCCCCACGGGGAGCCCTCGCTTTGTGGCGGAATCCGATTCGGGCGGCCATGCGGACCGGGCCTGGGCCTGCTTTCTGGCGGTCAGCGCGGCCAGCACTCCAGGCGCTGTGCTGCCGGATCACGCCACTCCCCGTACTCTGGGCCTGCATACGGACGTTTCGACCCGCTTCCGCGATCCCGATTCCGGCTTTATGTCCTTCCGGAGGTCTTTCTGA
- a CDS encoding phage portal protein family protein codes for MADMLVNPNTLPAKADMTVRADGSLDLANFVGEILPSTDPVLVSLGGSLKEYQKLRRDDQVAALMQQRQDKLVESELEVVPGGEDARDKAAADFLRDNLSAIQFDQASRKMHGSVLYGYGVAECLWGRDGNSVYLADIKVRAPWRFGFGKDGQLKLIVQTEYRPMPPRKFWLTTWGAEDDDSPYGVGLGHMLWWPVYLKRNGSRFWAAYLDRFGVPTTKATYEQADSDAENDKRKRAALEAALALRSEGAVAMPTGFDIALVESTSKGSGDFKDFLSYWDDAIAKVILSQTGTSRIGQYSGTAEVHSGISASVVKADADQLCQSFNTGPAAWLTEWNFPGAKPPQVWRKVEDPAKIKAQAERDRDIAALGLELTDEEIERRFGGGWQRGAARIQGAAPALADFSEAAPRRYSEELSDQVEALTDAPQSAMIGVIRAELDKAVARGESLADFAERVLTLNVLDGVDDLANVFSGALLTAHLAGRAGEE; via the coding sequence ATGGCTGACATGCTCGTCAACCCCAATACGCTGCCCGCCAAGGCGGATATGACCGTTCGCGCGGACGGTTCCCTGGATCTGGCCAATTTTGTGGGCGAGATCCTGCCCAGCACGGACCCGGTGCTTGTTTCCCTGGGCGGCAGTCTCAAAGAATACCAAAAATTACGCCGGGATGACCAGGTAGCCGCGCTCATGCAGCAGCGCCAGGACAAACTGGTGGAATCGGAATTGGAGGTGGTGCCCGGCGGGGAGGACGCACGCGACAAGGCTGCGGCGGACTTCCTGCGGGACAACTTGAGCGCGATACAGTTCGACCAGGCCAGCCGCAAAATGCACGGTTCAGTGCTTTACGGCTACGGCGTGGCGGAGTGTCTCTGGGGCCGCGACGGCAACAGCGTCTATCTAGCGGACATCAAGGTGCGCGCTCCCTGGCGATTCGGTTTCGGCAAGGACGGCCAGCTCAAACTCATAGTTCAGACCGAGTACCGCCCCATGCCGCCGCGCAAATTCTGGTTGACCACCTGGGGCGCGGAAGATGACGACAGCCCATACGGCGTGGGCCTGGGGCATATGCTTTGGTGGCCGGTTTACCTCAAGCGCAACGGCTCGCGCTTCTGGGCCGCCTATCTGGACCGTTTCGGCGTGCCCACCACCAAGGCTACCTATGAGCAGGCTGATTCCGACGCCGAAAACGACAAGCGCAAACGCGCGGCCCTGGAGGCAGCCCTGGCTCTGCGCAGCGAGGGCGCGGTGGCCATGCCCACCGGCTTTGACATCGCCCTGGTGGAGTCCACCAGCAAGGGCAGTGGGGACTTCAAGGATTTTCTCTCCTATTGGGACGATGCCATTGCCAAGGTCATACTTTCCCAGACCGGCACTTCCCGCATCGGCCAGTACAGCGGCACGGCCGAGGTGCACAGCGGCATTTCCGCCAGCGTGGTCAAGGCGGACGCGGATCAGCTCTGCCAGTCCTTCAATACCGGTCCGGCCGCCTGGCTGACGGAGTGGAATTTCCCCGGCGCAAAACCGCCCCAGGTCTGGCGCAAGGTGGAAGATCCGGCCAAGATCAAGGCGCAGGCTGAGCGCGACAGGGATATAGCGGCCCTCGGGCTTGAGCTGACCGACGAGGAGATAGAGCGCCGCTTCGGCGGGGGCTGGCAGCGGGGAGCGGCGCGGATTCAGGGCGCTGCGCCCGCGCTCGCGGATTTTTCAGAGGCCGCTCCGCGCCGGTACAGCGAAGAGCTGAGCGACCAGGTGGAAGCGCTGACAGACGCGCCGCAAAGCGCCATGATCGGCGTCATCCGCGCGGAACTGGATAAAGCCGTGGCGCGCGGCGAGAGTCTGGCCGATTTCGCCGAGCGCGTGCTGACGCTGAATGTGCTGGACGGCGTGGACGATCTGGCCAATGTCTTTTCCGGCGCGCTGCTGACCGCGCATCTGGCCGGTCGGGCCGGGGAGGAGTAG
- a CDS encoding ClpX C4-type zinc finger protein, with protein sequence MKSPTGQLYCDFCGKGEEACDHLIVSDPLGPGCAICSKCVLECTQILIDSAGKAERHFLGRPAASGAE encoded by the coding sequence ATGAAGAGCCCCACCGGACAACTGTACTGCGATTTCTGCGGCAAGGGCGAGGAAGCCTGCGATCATCTTATCGTTTCTGACCCCTTGGGCCCCGGCTGCGCAATCTGCTCGAAATGCGTGCTGGAGTGCACCCAGATTCTCATAGACAGCGCCGGGAAAGCTGAGAGGCATTTTCTGGGCCGCCCGGCGGCCTCGGGTGCGGAATAG
- a CDS encoding phage protein Gp27 family protein: MGRTGKVRRLPPELREQLHAMLDAGHTLDEITAHLKSLGADVSRSGLGRYKQQVDKVAQRLRESRNMADAIMDRMGADAATGKGGAALIQMLTTLTTDYMVRRLDEPDAEMEVKELRALSRAIKERAQAARATQDYDVKLREAARREAEEDLKKAVDAAAREGGPKATPEEIFRRVQAIYRGEA; this comes from the coding sequence ATGGGCCGTACCGGAAAAGTGCGCCGCCTGCCGCCGGAATTGCGCGAGCAGCTCCATGCCATGCTGGACGCCGGGCATACCCTGGACGAGATCACTGCCCACCTCAAAAGCCTGGGGGCGGATGTTTCCCGATCCGGCCTTGGCCGTTACAAGCAACAGGTGGACAAGGTGGCGCAGCGCCTGCGCGAAAGCCGTAATATGGCAGACGCGATCATGGATCGCATGGGCGCGGACGCGGCCACAGGCAAGGGAGGGGCCGCGCTGATTCAGATGCTCACCACCCTGACCACGGACTATATGGTGCGCCGTCTGGACGAGCCTGACGCTGAGATGGAAGTGAAGGAGCTGCGCGCTTTGTCCCGCGCCATTAAGGAACGCGCGCAGGCCGCCCGCGCCACGCAGGATTATGATGTCAAACTGCGTGAGGCTGCCCGGCGTGAGGCGGAAGAGGATTTGAAAAAGGCCGTGGACGCCGCCGCCAGGGAGGGCGGACCAAAAGCCACCCCGGAAGAGATTTTCCGTCGCGTCCAGGCCATTTACCGGGGCGAGGCGTAG
- a CDS encoding helix-turn-helix domain-containing protein, which yields MAGVGDRIRQLRGKASRESFSNKYHIHRNTLERWEKGLRTPSEAFLMALAEGEKVNIEWVKFGQGQMELHPDLREKNISPLLQRSSCDLDRGLATVASCEQNERIQQANFIKNNKISTGDVASCEVDLIQVLRENADLLRQNGDLRVEVERLRMDVERRDARIAELERQLAEALKAPQSRQNLLDTGRAAAG from the coding sequence ATGGCTGGTGTGGGTGATCGCATACGACAGCTTAGAGGAAAGGCTTCGAGAGAGTCCTTTTCAAATAAATATCATATTCATAGAAACACACTAGAACGATGGGAAAAGGGACTGCGCACACCTTCTGAGGCATTTTTGATGGCCTTAGCAGAGGGTGAAAAGGTAAATATTGAGTGGGTGAAATTTGGACAAGGGCAAATGGAGTTGCACCCAGATTTACGCGAGAAAAATATCTCTCCGTTACTTCAACGCTCGAGCTGCGATCTGGATAGAGGGCTGGCGACAGTCGCCAGTTGTGAACAGAATGAGAGAATACAACAGGCTAATTTTATTAAGAATAATAAAATTAGTACTGGCGACGTCGCCAGTTGTGAAGTGGATCTAATCCAAGTATTGCGCGAGAACGCCGACCTGCTTCGCCAAAACGGCGACCTCCGCGTGGAGGTGGAGCGCCTGCGCATGGACGTTGAGCGTCGCGACGCCCGCATAGCCGAGCTGGAGCGCCAGCTTGCGGAGGCTCTTAAAGCCCCGCAAAGCAGGCAAAACCTGCTGGACACGGGAAGAGCGGCGGCCGGGTAG